From a single Ignavibacteria bacterium genomic region:
- a CDS encoding SpoIIE family protein phosphatase → MKNIKAFIQKYRQKLIIFSTVVLAIIGVTNLYYNLKINPISNDECLWVPHIEGQDTLIYFDKVKNGGVAWNAGIRNGDRLIAINNVKLTNVMLASLTLNKFHEGEYAPYTYERKGEKFNTTVYVKKLINFSNLGFNLLGIIWLFVGFVVIMAKPNGYVQRLFYRVGVLFVLSFTYTFLSSENIPNSLRNAALVPAIIDFVWTFSAYLLPFMIIYFFWHFPKPFKGVDKVWVRRMFFIIPGIFFVISYIYRVFFVYIPGTTENYKYVMLSVSLLIGVGLLSGLISLIVSYKRLKTRSEKKPVFIILAGFILGTASIVYTTTIANVIADSIFNSPEYFTPIILVILIPVSFGYSIFKYQLMDVSIVVKNTIIYGTATAALAAIYFLTVYGLGQGIGEVIGTENRSFIAAAAFVVFALIFQSTRDRFQDLLTRKFYPEQFAYQKVILKFGKDVVSIVGLGNILDSMLDTFVNSLRLEHFAILLNDSDLHRFDMKRGKGLSGAGALSISDKDMRLTHYIREQIVLQGPLSVERQQFMEIFPGDYTLLEAAQIYTVLPMVIKSKSIGLLAFGLKHSGSQFAGKDLELLCAAANQAAVAIENARLYESEAQRLAVQRDLENARKIQESLLPKTFPQIPCFDISGKMISAMQVGGDYYDFIQVSPLKMFAVVGDVSGKGLSASLYMSKLQTMMRLYCVDGRSPREILVEVNKKIYEGIERNWFITATLVLFDAGEGTVKFCRAGHSQLLDVSGNNVNVYQPKGIGLGLEEGRVFADTLEEVTLRLEAGHIYAIYSDGISEAMDESNEMFGTEQLVRSIMMNKDKASESIISGVLEEVAQFRGSREQSDDITLVLVKSR, encoded by the coding sequence ATGAAAAATATAAAAGCTTTCATTCAGAAATACAGGCAGAAACTCATCATTTTCTCTACTGTTGTGCTGGCCATAATAGGGGTTACCAACCTGTACTATAATCTGAAGATAAATCCCATATCAAATGACGAATGCCTCTGGGTTCCCCATATAGAGGGGCAGGATACACTCATCTATTTTGACAAGGTGAAAAATGGCGGCGTGGCCTGGAATGCCGGAATCAGAAACGGCGACCGCCTGATTGCAATTAATAACGTAAAGCTTACTAATGTAATGCTCGCCTCGCTCACGCTGAACAAATTTCATGAAGGGGAATATGCGCCTTATACTTATGAGAGAAAGGGAGAGAAATTTAATACAACAGTATATGTAAAGAAACTGATAAATTTCAGCAATCTGGGTTTTAACCTGCTCGGCATAATCTGGCTTTTTGTGGGTTTTGTTGTTATTATGGCAAAACCGAACGGCTACGTTCAGCGCCTGTTCTACAGGGTGGGCGTACTCTTTGTGCTTTCGTTTACCTATACTTTTCTTTCCTCTGAAAATATACCCAACTCGCTGAGGAATGCGGCTTTGGTGCCGGCAATTATAGATTTTGTCTGGACATTTTCGGCCTATCTGCTTCCCTTTATGATTATATACTTTTTCTGGCATTTCCCGAAGCCCTTTAAGGGTGTGGATAAGGTCTGGGTCCGCCGCATGTTCTTTATAATTCCGGGGATCTTCTTTGTCATATCTTATATATACAGGGTTTTCTTTGTTTACATACCGGGTACGACAGAAAATTACAAGTACGTCATGCTGTCGGTAAGTCTACTGATAGGGGTGGGGCTTTTGTCCGGGCTTATTTCTCTTATTGTAAGCTACAAACGCCTGAAGACAAGAAGCGAAAAGAAGCCGGTATTTATAATCCTTGCGGGATTTATACTTGGAACTGCATCAATAGTCTATACTACAACAATTGCAAACGTAATTGCCGATTCAATTTTTAATTCACCCGAATATTTCACGCCTATTATTCTTGTTATTCTTATTCCTGTTTCCTTCGGGTATTCAATATTCAAGTACCAGCTGATGGATGTCAGCATTGTTGTTAAAAATACTATAATTTATGGAACGGCAACGGCTGCCCTGGCTGCCATTTATTTTCTTACTGTTTACGGCCTGGGACAGGGAATTGGCGAAGTAATTGGAACAGAAAACAGGAGCTTTATTGCGGCTGCGGCCTTTGTAGTCTTTGCACTGATATTCCAGTCGACGCGCGACCGCTTTCAGGACCTTTTGACGAGGAAATTTTATCCTGAGCAGTTTGCATATCAGAAAGTAATACTGAAGTTTGGAAAGGATGTTGTTTCAATTGTAGGGCTGGGAAATATACTGGACTCCATGCTGGACACATTCGTCAACTCTTTGAGGCTGGAGCACTTTGCAATACTCTTAAACGACAGCGACCTTCACCGCTTTGACATGAAAAGAGGCAAGGGCCTGTCGGGTGCCGGAGCCTTAAGTATTTCGGACAAGGACATGAGGCTAACGCATTACATAAGAGAGCAGATTGTTCTTCAGGGGCCGCTTTCGGTTGAACGCCAGCAGTTCATGGAAATATTCCCGGGCGACTATACGCTTCTTGAGGCTGCACAGATCTATACAGTACTTCCGATGGTAATAAAGTCCAAGTCTATAGGGCTTCTGGCCTTTGGCCTTAAGCATTCAGGCTCGCAGTTTGCCGGAAAGGACCTGGAGCTTTTATGTGCCGCGGCCAATCAGGCGGCAGTTGCAATTGAAAACGCAAGGCTTTATGAATCCGAAGCCCAGAGGCTTGCCGTTCAAAGGGATCTTGAGAATGCAAGAAAAATTCAGGAAAGCCTGCTTCCCAAAACTTTCCCCCAGATCCCCTGCTTTGACATAAGCGGCAAGATGATCTCGGCAATGCAGGTGGGAGGGGATTATTATGATTTTATACAGGTCTCACCCTTAAAGATGTTTGCCGTTGTAGGGGACGTATCGGGCAAGGGCCTTTCGGCTTCGCTTTACATGTCGAAGCTGCAGACGATGATGAGGCTTTACTGTGTGGACGGCAGGAGCCCGAGAGAGATACTTGTTGAGGTCAATAAAAAGATCTACGAGGGAATTGAAAGGAACTGGTTTATTACGGCTACACTGGTGCTTTTTGACGCCGGTGAGGGCACGGTAAAATTCTGCCGCGCGGGCCACAGCCAGCTTCTGGACGTCAGCGGAAATAACGTCAATGTTTACCAGCCAAAAGGCATAGGCCTGGGGCTGGAGGAAGGGCGTGTTTTTGCCGATACGCTTGAAGAAGTGACGCTGAGGCTTGAGGCGGGGCACATATACGCCATTTATTCAGACGGCATAAGCGAGGCGATGGATGAAAGCAATGAGATGTTCGGAACCGAGCAGCTCGTAAGGTCCATTATGATGAATAAGGACAAAGCTTCCGAAAGTATAATCTCAGGCGTACTGGAAGAGGTAGCGCAGTTCCGGGGATCACGCGAGCAAAGTGACGATATTACGCTCGTTCTTGTAAAAAGCAGGTAA